The genomic segment CCAAATGCAACGAAATGGATAACGACGAGTGGCCTTGCAAGATATACATGGCCACTTCGGCCTGACGGCCACTCAGCCGAATATCATGCTGTTGCTTCAGTGCTTCTCGTAATCGCTCGGTCACCGGTAGCTGGCGCTCAGTGGAAAATTCACTGGGGACATAACCCTGCCAATGCAGTTCGCACAAGGTCGTCAGCACATGTTCATATTGTTTGATGGCGGCAAAATCCTGCTGCGAATACAGCTGGTTGCTGCTGCCATCACGACCAAAGCAAGCAGTAAGGGTGGTATCGCTACCAAGGCGGGCAAACACGGCGATTTCATCCACCAGCGTGGTGCTCTGGTAGTACTCGCGAAAATAACTGGTTTGCCGAAACTGGTCTGGTGCCAGCTCAAATAACCGGTGTACGCCCGCTTGCAAGCCATTGAGATGCGCCTGGTAGTAAGGATCGAGCAGGTAGGCCGCTTTCAGGTAATGGGAATCCATCGTCAGATACACCACCGGATTGCGACATTCGCGGTAAAAATCCACCGGATTATGGTGCTTGTGATACGCCAGAATAATCAGATTATCGAACGGCATCAGCTGCCGGACGCAATGGCTGAACGCTTCGGCAAATTCTGGCTGCCCCACCGCCCGGATAGCGTGCGCCAAGGCTCTGTCTACACTGCTCTGCTTGTCCATAGGCCACTCGTGTTGCTTCGTTTTGCTATCACTCACGGAGGTTTTCACAGACCTTGCCACGGATGCAGCCGATCCGGTTATTTCAAAAAACACATACCACACCAGGGTTATATACCCCTCCAATCAAGCCAAATAGACTCTAATCCATATTACGAGGGGTATCAATCAACGTATTTATGCGCTGTCCGCTACCCGCCGTTCAGCCAACGTTCTAACCACTGGAGATCTGGCGGTGCCAAACGCAGCGATTTCAATCCAACAGGTTGCCAAGCATTTTGGTGACTTCCAGGCACTCAAAACCGTGTCACTTGAGATTCAGGAAGGTGAGTTTTTCACGCTGCTGGGGCCATCCGGCTGTGGCAAAACCACGCTGCTGAAATTGCTGGGTGGCTTTGAACAAACCAGCGCCGGGCGGATTTTTCTGTTTGATCAGGAAATCGAGCAACTGCCTGCCAATCGGCGCCCGATCAACACCGTATTTCAGCAATATGCCCTGTTTCCTCACATGAGCATTCACGAGAACGTGCAGTTCGGCATGAAAATGCAGGGCATCAAGAAAAAGGCCCGCGAACAGCGCGCCACCGAGATGCTGGAACTGGTGCAACTGGGCCGTTTTGCCCAGCGCAAGCCCACCGAGTTGTCCGGTGGCCAGCAGCAACGCGTCGCTCTGGCGCGGGCACTGGCTCCAAAACCCAAAGTACTGTTACTGGATGAGCCGCTGTCGGCTCTGGATCTCAAGTTGCGCCAGTCCATGCGCATCGAACTGAAGCGGATTCAGCAAGAAACCGGCATCACCTTCGTCTTTGTTACCCACGATCAGGAAGAGGCTCTGACCATGTCTGACCGCATTGCGGTGATGTCGGCCGGAGAATTACAGCAAGTCGGCAGCCCGCGCACCATTTACGAAGAACCAGCCAATCGTTTTGTCGCCAATTTTATCGGTGAAACCAATCTGCTGCAGGTACAAACAGACGCTGTGGATACACAACGCCAGGTCGCCCGTGTGCATTTCTTAGCGGCC from the Candidatus Thalassolituus haligoni genome contains:
- a CDS encoding helix-turn-helix transcriptional regulator; the protein is MDKQSSVDRALAHAIRAVGQPEFAEAFSHCVRQLMPFDNLIILAYHKHHNPVDFYRECRNPVVYLTMDSHYLKAAYLLDPYYQAHLNGLQAGVHRLFELAPDQFRQTSYFREYYQSTTLVDEIAVFARLGSDTTLTACFGRDGSSNQLYSQQDFAAIKQYEHVLTTLCELHWQGYVPSEFSTERQLPVTERLREALKQQHDIRLSGRQAEVAMYILQGHSSLSISLHLGISRETVKVFRRQLYSKCNISSQAELFALMMPLFSGLNGA
- a CDS encoding ABC transporter ATP-binding protein, producing MPNAAISIQQVAKHFGDFQALKTVSLEIQEGEFFTLLGPSGCGKTTLLKLLGGFEQTSAGRIFLFDQEIEQLPANRRPINTVFQQYALFPHMSIHENVQFGMKMQGIKKKAREQRATEMLELVQLGRFAQRKPTELSGGQQQRVALARALAPKPKVLLLDEPLSALDLKLRQSMRIELKRIQQETGITFVFVTHDQEEALTMSDRIAVMSAGELQQVGSPRTIYEEPANRFVANFIGETNLLQVQTDAVDTQRQVARVHFLAANKATACAPASPFYIDCPTIDALSPGQPAWLSIRPERLSLMAESPHSDGLAGTISQVIYMGTDTQYVVQLDIGHELSARIQNMASQTQPLQSGQRVQVSLDEQAVRLLVA